AATTTACAAGTCATACTTGACGTTTATTCCTTTCAATAAGTAAATCTAAACACACATCGGATTATTATTCCTTTCATTAAACAAGTCTAAGTCTCATCTGGCTTATGTGCCTAACTATAATATAGATTTATAAGTAGGCTTAATGGTGTAAAAAGACTTTAAactttttcaaaaagaaaaagaaaagaaattaagtccctgctatttttttatttaattagatacttaaatttttaaaatgcataaaaaacagtcaaattttttcaaaaaaagcaattaagctatttttttactcaattgggtacttaaactttcaaaatgcataaaaaaaaaGGCCTTCAAATTGCTTAATTGcgtgaaaaagaaaaacaaaggctTAATTaagttttttgaaaaaatttgaggGTCTTTTGATGCATTCTAAAATTTTAAGTACTCAACTAagtgaaaaagaaaattttaaattgaagggtTTTTTTAtgctttttgaaaatttaaatatttaattaaataaaaaataaaacttttttctttgaaatttttttagAGCTTTTTAAACAGTAAAGCCTTATAAGTATGAATCTTCTTGCAGGCCTACGTAGGAATGGAGGTTTTTTcatcttaaataaataaaaataagaaggCATGGATAAGGGCGTACCACGGCCCACCGGTCGCCTCCTTTTCGTTTTTTACATTAATTCATTATTATAGGCTGGATCAGGCTGGTATGGTATCCCATAATACAAGTGCAAAACGTGGCAAACATGTGTAAACGATTTTTCATTAGCCATAACAAGTAATACATACCTCTTAGCTTACGTCATCATCATATGCATTATTATAATCAAATTTGACTTCAATCACTCTcatattaagaaaaataaaataaaattatttcatatttttccagcccagaaaattaatttgataatcagactatatataaatatatgtgcacATTTTCGTCTTCTATTATTTTAGTGCTAAATTTGGGAATCATTTTTCCTTCCTAGAAATTTACGTTCTTTCCactccttaaaaaaaaaaaatttatttgttttattttaattggtaatttctttttaaaataaaataagcataTTCATTAACTAAATCCGACCAGTTGCAGCTCCTTTTGTTTaaacaaatattattatttatataattaaattttatgttaACAAAAGAAGGGAGTTTTTaaacaaattttttaaaattaacatttaacaaactattttcttttttgtttagaAACAAAAGACAATTCTCGTTTTGACCGTTAAACGGATTCAATTAACTCGTTTTTAAAGTTCCCTATTTCGTCCTCGTTTCCCTCTAAGATTCTATTTATATTTGAAAATCTCtgagaaaataaataattcaaCGAAAGTCCCAtctcctttattttccttcttctttATCTCCTTTCTCGCTTTGAACACTAAATTTCGAGAATTCCCAGCACTTTCTTCTTCATCTATATATAAACTCGATTTCGGTTACCCATTTCTGCCAATCCAACTCAGCTTTCAATTATTTCATCTTTAGCTCGTTaaagtttctttctttttcttgtcttTTAAATTTCTTcgtgaaaatatgataaaaaacgAACAATACGAACGTGTTCTTAGTTACTTCGATATAGACGGCGATGGGAAGGTTTCAGCATCGGAGTTGAGCCAtagattgggcttaatgggcgggGAACTGAAGTTAAACGAAGCCCAAGTGGCAATCGAAGCGTTGGACTCAAACGGCGACGGGTTATTAGATTTGGAGGATTTCATTGGGTTATTGGAAGAAGGAGGTGAAGCAGAGAAGACGAAGGATTTGAAAGAAGCTTTCCAGATGTACGATACTGATGGAAACGGATTCATTACGCctaaagacttgaagaaaatgttaaGCAAGCTTGGGGAGTTCAAGTCCATTGATGAATGTAAGGTTATGATCAAGCGATTTGATCTTAATGGTGATGGTGTCATCAGCTTCGAGGAGTTTAAATTGATGATGCAATGATGCATTCATGGCtgtcttttcttttttcctttctttatcCATTGTTTCTGTATCTATATGAGCCGTTTGTTCTTGTAAGTAATTTTTATGAATCATTTCATCTCTTATATGTATAAACTAcactcttttaattttatttattattaatattaatgatTAAATACTTAAATCCGAATCCAAATAATGGGTTGATGAATTTATGTTGAGTAACTTATTTTTGAATAAGTTTCTGGTTAAAAAGCGGGAACAACGCGGGGGAGAAGAAGGAGACCAAGTTAGAAAGAAAGTCGATCTGGTCTCCCGCGTTTCCATCTTCAAATTCAACGCAAGTAGGTCATACAGGGTCAATATAACATTTGATACATGATTTTggttttaatattcaatttagtacctaaGATTTGTTGGATACCAATTTAAACATCGAAGCTAAACTCATTGCTAAATAGTCTATGTTTCGTTTTGATcaaaattttagtaattttcaacCATTTTAGTGTGATACAGTCCATTTCGATTAATATCGACTGAGACTGATtggtataaaattttaatatcttaaaccaatttttaatttttattttattttaaccattttaatTTATCTATAATTacgaaataattattaaatttaattaataattttaaaacttatatttacatataaatatatttttatgaatgtaattgaaatatttatatatataatatctatAAATTACTAAGAATCTAAAAGTTAAACTATAAATAGATATGTGAAAATTATTTAAATCGATAtataatttatcaaaataattaaagactagactataaatatatatatatatatatatatgaataatatttaaaatatctcTAAACCTAAAAGTCCAAAACAGTGCATCGAAAATATTAATATCGATATGTATCGGTGTAAAAAAATGATACAATTATCGATACAATATTGACTATCTTAATTTTGaccttgttatatatatatatatatatatatatatgtcaacaTTCTTGTTAAGAAAAATAAACtacttttttattaaaaatcaaactaaaaattaaatagttaTTAAATTCATTTTGTTAAAGAAATTTTGTAGCTCAATATATGGCTCCAAGTATAGAAATGGGAAAGTGTAAAACCAGATCATTCGTAGAGGCAAAAAAACCATCAATAAAacacatatattatatttttcattagGCTGATGACCTATAAATGCCGCAGCATTATCTACTAGAAGCTAAAGATTACGCGTAAATGTGTTGTTTCAAATGGACCAATGACACAACATCGTCAGTGCAGGTCAAAAATCTTAAATCTCGAAGCTTTCAATGTCGACATGTTCGTACTTGGTCAGCATGATTGGACGATGGTGTTGCTTTTACTAAGGAATGTTggatatataatattttttcgtgttttattGATAAGAATGTTGAAGTATTTCTATATACAGTTACAAGTACTATTAACAGTTCATAGCAGTGTCCCACTATTCTGTACTGACATTCTCTATCATTAATAGTGACTTTCTCTATAAACACCAGGCCTACTGGATATGTGTCTATAGAATACGCGGTCCATTCTGTTCCTAAGATTGAT
This is a stretch of genomic DNA from Gossypium arboreum isolate Shixiya-1 chromosome 11, ASM2569848v2, whole genome shotgun sequence. It encodes these proteins:
- the LOC108478958 gene encoding putative calcium-binding protein CML19, with translation MIKNEQYERVLSYFDIDGDGKVSASELSHRLGLMGGELKLNEAQVAIEALDSNGDGLLDLEDFIGLLEEGGEAEKTKDLKEAFQMYDTDGNGFITPKDLKKMLSKLGEFKSIDECKVMIKRFDLNGDGVISFEEFKLMMQ